The genomic segment TCATTTCCGATCTGGAATGGCTGGTGACGGGGGCGCCGCATGACCCGGTTCGGCAGGCGAAGTACCTGGGGCCGCCGCGCAACCCGCCGTCCGATCTGCTGCCGGAATACGTGCCGACGCCGCTCGAGTTCCCGTTCAACCAGCCGACACTCTTCCGCTCCCGAAGCGGCACCGGACGGTACCTCGTCCATCAACTCGTCACGTGCGAAGACAACAAGAAGTGAGCGCCGCACCGCGCCGGGGACCGCTCATACGGGATCGTCGTGATTTCTGACCGGAGCCGGCCTTGGATTCACGATCCGGTTGAGGCCGTCTGATTTTTGTGGCACCGGCTTTCCAGCCGGTGCTTCCAGGCCCACAGGCTCGAAAGTCGGTGCCACGAACACAGAACGCACCCACCGGACCGTGTATCAGCCACACGGTTCGGGATCACTTCCCGCTCTTGGCCAGCAGTTCGCGAGACGTCATCCAGTCGGTTAGGCGGACGGGCCATGTTGCGACGGATAGCTCGCCGCCGGTCCATTTCGGATCGGACCCGAGACCGACGCCGTGCCGCCCCTTCTCATAGATGTGCATTTCTACCGGCACGCCGGTCTTTTTGCACGCGAGGTAGAACCGAACCGCGTTTTCCGGCACCACCGCCGTGTCGGCGCTGGTGTGGAAGAGGAACGTCGGCGGCGTGTCCTTCGTGACCTGTTTTTCGTTCGAGTACAGTTCGACCAGTTTCGGGTCCGGGTTCGCGCCGAGCAGGTTGTTCCGGGTGCCGCCGTGCGTCACGCCGGCCTCCATCGTGATGACCGGATACGCAAGAACGGCGAAATCCGGGCGACAGCTCGTTTTGTCGATCGCGTCGCCCTCCGTCAGCCCCGCGTCGAAGTGCGTGGCGGCGGTGCTGGCGAGGTGGCCGCCGGCGGAGAACCCCATGACGCCGATGCGTTTCGGGTCGAGGTCGTAGTCCTTGGCCCTGGCCCGCACGGTGCGGACCGCCCGTTGCACGTCGGTGAGCGGCGCGGCGCCGAGCGGCCCCGGCCGCTCCCTGTTCGCGGTCCGGTACTTGAGCACGAACGCGGTCACGCCGGCCTTGGCGAAGAACTCGCCGACCTGTTTCCCCTCGTGATCCATCGCCAGTCCGCCGTACCCGCCGCCGGGACAGACGACGACGGCCGTGCCGTTCGGCTTCTCCGGGCGGTACACGGTCAGGTCCGGCTTGTCGGTGGGCGTGTCGCCGACCGCGAGCGGGGCCTTCCCGTCCCAGAGCGGAAAGGTTTTGGGTCCGGGATCGGCCGCGACGAGCGCGAAGAGGAGGCTCGAGCAGAACATGGGTACTCCGAGTGGGGAGTGGGGGGCACAGGGCGGGGGCGCGGTGCCATCTCGCCGGGAGGGCAAGCGAGCTATGATTCCGGCAG from the Frigoriglobus tundricola genome contains:
- a CDS encoding alpha/beta hydrolase — encoded protein: MFCSSLLFALVAADPGPKTFPLWDGKAPLAVGDTPTDKPDLTVYRPEKPNGTAVVVCPGGGYGGLAMDHEGKQVGEFFAKAGVTAFVLKYRTANRERPGPLGAAPLTDVQRAVRTVRARAKDYDLDPKRIGVMGFSAGGHLASTAATHFDAGLTEGDAIDKTSCRPDFAVLAYPVITMEAGVTHGGTRNNLLGANPDPKLVELYSNEKQVTKDTPPTFLFHTSADTAVVPENAVRFYLACKKTGVPVEMHIYEKGRHGVGLGSDPKWTGGELSVATWPVRLTDWMTSRELLAKSGK